The following proteins are co-located in the Gigantopelta aegis isolate Gae_Host chromosome 5, Gae_host_genome, whole genome shotgun sequence genome:
- the LOC121373833 gene encoding uncharacterized protein LOC121373833 — translation MLSTGLMMLLNKIFRSVVTILCLINLCQCHGDKCRVLQEQFSQLNHSFMELYRALATNTPKEKPKTSLRERAKYTVCEDLDGLKKHLLYERAQRQFLESALEDAMKRIDVLGQVCFKENESCRSEKLQNSQYPAIPTLDNGRVDCAGNTQTGICTFTCFGGYDLHGPTVRHWTRDRSFDGKDTSCRGIGPGT, via the exons ATGCTGTCTACAGGTTTAATGATGCTTTTGAACAAGATATTCCGCAGTGTCGTGACAATCTTGTGTCTGATCAATCTCTGTCAATGCCATGGCGACAAATGCAGAGTGCTCCAAGAACAATTCAGTCAACTAAACCACTCGTTCATGGAATTATACAGAGCTTTGGCGACCAACACACCAAAAGAGAAACCGAAGACGTCTTTACGTGAGCGTGCAAAATACACTGTGTGTGAAGATCTGGATGGTCTGAAAAAGCACCTCCTTTACGAAAGAGCTCAGAGGCAGTTTTTGGAGTCGGCGCTAGAGGACGCTATGAAACGTATTGACGTTCTAGGGCAGGTGTGTTTCAAAGAAAATGAGTCGTGTCGGTCTGAGAAATTACAGA ATTCTCAGTACCCCGCCATACCAACGCTGGACAATGGCCGAGTGGACTGCGCCGGAAACACGCAAACTGGCATCTGCACTTTCACGTGCTTCGGTGGTTACGATTTGCACGGGCCAACGGTTCGACACTGGACAAGAGACAGGTCGTTTGATGGCAAGGACACAAGCTGCAGAGGTATAGGGCCAGGGACGTAG